One genomic segment of Gopherus flavomarginatus isolate rGopFla2 chromosome 11, rGopFla2.mat.asm, whole genome shotgun sequence includes these proteins:
- the LOC127031832 gene encoding olfactory receptor 14A16-like, producing MTNQTSVTEFRLLGFSVITELQILHFLVFLFAYMAAFMGNFLIIVLVTFNHHLHSPMYFFLKNMSFLDLCYISATVLKSMVNAIMHCHSISFHSCFLQLFFFIMFGTAGLALLTVMAYDRYLAICSPLRYRTVMNTRACVQMAAGSWLSGALYSVLHVGNSFSLPFCGPNFVHQFFCDLPPLLQLSCSDTQPNKVHNIVLALCYGFICFTLIFVSYIHIFNSVVRIPSAEGRNKAFSTCLPHLIVVSLFISIGFFMYMKQNSRAPSTQDMVVPALCAIVPPILNHIIYSLRNKEIKAALRKVKRQGWNMATYF from the exons ATGACCAACCAAACCTCTGTGACTGAATTCCGTCTCCTGGGATTTTCAGTCATCACTGAGCTGCAGATCTTGCACTTTCTTGTGTTCCTGTTTGCTTACATGGCCGCCTTCATGGGGAATTTCCTCATCATTGTCCTTGTGACCTTCAACCATCACCTCCAcagccccatgtacttcttcctcaaGAACATGTCATTCTTAGACCTCTGCTACATCTCTGCCACCGTCCTCAAATCCATGGTGAATGCCATCATGCACTGCCACTCCATTTCTTTCCACAGCTGCTTCCTGCAGTTGTTTTTCTTCATCATGTTTGGGACAGCAGGTTTGGCCTTGCTGACAGTCATGGCATATGACCGCTACCTGGCCATCTGCAGCCCCCTGAGATACAGGACAGTCATGAACACCAGAGCATGTGTCCAGATGGCTGCAGGGTCCTGGCTTAGTGGAGCACTGTATTCAGTGTTGCACGTGGGTAACTCATTCAGTTTACCTTTC tgtgggCCCAACTTTGTCCACCAGTTCTTCTGCGACCTTccacccctcctgcagctctcttGCTCTGACACGCAGCCCAACAAGGTCCACAACATTGTCTTAGCCCTCTGCTATGGCTTTATCTGCTTCACCTTAATCTTTGTGTCCTACATTCACATTTTCAATAGCGTAGTGAGAATCCCCTCTGCAGAGGGCAGGAATAAAGCCTTTTCCACATGTCTGCCCCACCTGATTGTAGTCTCCTTGTTCATCAGCATTGGATTCTTCATGTATATGAAGCAAAACTCTAGGGCCCCGTCCACTCAAGACATGGTGGTGCCTGCGCTCTGTGCTATTGTACCACCGATACTTAACCATATTATCTACAGCCTCAGGAATAAGGAGATAAAAGCAGCGCTGAGAAAAGTGAAAAGGCAAGGGTGGAATATGGCCACATATTTCTGA
- the LOC127031206 gene encoding olfactory receptor 4D9-like, whose product MEEQNLSSTVTEFVLLGLTQNAELKRCLFVVFFIVYSTTWLGNFTIITTVITSRWLHTPMYFLLANLSFLVVSDSSVNAPKLLLGLLSQRRTISFNECILQMFFFHFIACAMVVVLVVMAADRYIAIYKPLWYLTIMNRGVCMGLVAGAWLGGLAHSAVQIALILQLSFCGPNILDNFYCDIPQVIKLACTDIYLVELLMVSNGEMLVIVMFIILFISYTIIFVKIKTHVTDGKHKALSTCGSQITVVCLQFIPCIFIYSRLFRKLPRDKLASIIYTVITPMLNPMIYMLRNSEMKKAIRRLMSRILSSGKKL is encoded by the coding sequence ATGGAAGAGCAGAACCTCAGCTCCACAGTGACAGAATTTGTCCTCTTAGGCCTCACCCAGAATGCTGAGCTGAAGCGATGCCTCTTCGTTGTTTTCTTCATAGTCTACTCGACAACCTGGTTGGGAAACTTCACCATCATCACCACTGTGATCACCAGCCGCTGgctccacacccccatgtacttcctgCTGGCCAACTTGTCTTTCCTAGTTGTTAGCGACTCATCAGTCAATGCTCCAAAATTGCTGTTGGGTCTCCTCTCCCAGCGCAGAACCATCTCGTTCAATGAGTGCATCCTCCAGATGTTCTTCTTCCACTTCATCGCCTGTGCTATGGTTGTTGTCCTTGTGGTGATGGCTGCTGATCGGTACATAGCCATCTATAAACCACTGTGGTACTTGACTATCATGAACCGTGGTGTGTGCATGGGCCTGGTGGCAGGGGCATGGCTGGGTGGATTGGCTCACTCTGCTGTTCAGATTGCATTGATCCTCCAGCTGTCTTTCTGTGGTCCAAACATCTTGGACAATTTCTACTGTGATATCCCACAAGTCATCAAACTGGCCTGCACAGACATCTACTTGGTTGAGTTGCTGATGGTTTCCAATGGTGAGATGCTTGTCATAGTAATGTTCATCATCCTGTTCATTTCGTACACCATCATCTTTGTCAAGATAAAGAcacatgttacagatgggaagcACAAAGCTCTGTCTACCTGTGGATCCCAGATCACAGTTGTGTGTTTACAATTCATACCCTGCATCTTCATCTATTCTAGGCTTTTCCGGAAATTGCCCAGGGACAAGTTGGCGTCAATCATTTACACTGTAATCACCCCAATGCTGAACCCAATGATCTACATGCTGAGAAACTCTGAGATGAAAAAGGCCATCAGGAGACTGATGAGCAGAATCCTGTCCTCAGGGAAGAAACTATAA